One stretch of Oryzias latipes chromosome 7, ASM223467v1 DNA includes these proteins:
- the ddost gene encoding dolichyl-diphosphooligosaccharide--protein glycosyltransferase 48 kDa subunit gives MAALTGVTQTRSGSVSTLKRIRAMTERRFGGVNNNLVLLFCLALILPRAEADGKTLVLLDNLNIRDTHSVFFRSLADRGFDLTFKTADDPSLSLIKYGQFLYDHLVLFSPSVEDFGGSINVETITSFIDGGGNVLVAASSDIGDPLRELGSECGIEFDEEKTAVIDHHNYDVSDPGEHTLIVADPQNMLKAPTIVGTPTDKPVLFKGVGMVADPDNPLVLDILTGSSTSYSYFPDRAVSQYPHAVGKNTLLIAGLQARNNARVVFSGSLDFFSDAFFTSAVQKATPGSQRHEQTGNMELAMALSRWVFKEAGVLRVGAVSHHRVGETTPPTAYTITDLVEYSIVVEMLSGGRWVPFDGDDIQLEFVRIDPFVRTFLQRKGGKYSVQFKLPDVYGVFQFKVDYNRLGYTHLYSSTQVSVRPLEHTQYERFIPSAFPYYASAFSMMAGLFVFSVVFLHMKEKEKTD, from the exons ATGGCGGCGTTGACGGGAGTCACGCAGACCCGGTCCGGTTCTGTATCGACCCTAAAACGGATCCGCGCGATGACGGAGAGGCGCTTCGGTGGCGTCAACAATAATCTTGTCCTGCTGTTTTGTTTGGCGCTCATTCTGCCGCGCGCTGAGGCTGACGGGAAAACGCTGGTGCTGCTGGACAACCTGAACATCAGAGACACTCATTCGGTCTTCTTCCGCAGTCTGGCCG ATCGAGGCTTTGACCTGACCTTTAAGACCGCGGACGACCCCTCCCTGTCTCTGATCAAATACGGACAGTTCCTGTACGATCACCTCGTCCTGTTCTCTCCATCAGTGGAAG ACTTTGGTGGCAGCATTAATGTGGAGACCATCACATCGTTCATTGACGGTGGAGGCAACGTTCTGGTGGCAGCCAGTTCGGACATCG GTGACCCTCTGCGGGAGTTGGGCAGCGAGTGCGGCATCGAGTTTGACGAGGAGAAGACGGCCGTCATCGACCATCACAACTATGACGTGTCCGATCCCGGAGAG CACACCCTGATCGTTGCTGACCCTCAGAACATGCTGAAAGCCCCCACCATCGTCGGGACGCCTACAGATAAACCCGTGTTATTTAAGGGTGTGGG TATGGTGGCTGACCCTGACAACCCGCTGGTCCTTGACATCCTCACTGGCTCTTCCACTTCCTACTCCTACTTCCCTGACAGAGCCGTCTCCCAG TACCCCCACGCCGTGGGCAAGAACACGCTGCTGATCGCGGGCCTTCAGGCCAGAAACAACGCCCGTGTGGTTTTCAGCGGCTCCCTGGACTTCTTCAGCGACgccttcttcacctctgctgTGCAGAAAGCCACGCCGGGGTCTCAGAG ACATGAGCAGACGGGGAACATGGAGCTGGCTATGGCTCTGTCCCGCTGGGTGTTCAAGGAGGCGGGGGTTCTCCGAGTGGGAGCCGTGAGCCATCATCGCGTCGGAGAGACCACGCCCCCCACGGCATACACTATTACAGACCTGGTG GAGTACAGCATCGTCGTTGAAATGCTGTCCGGGGGCCGCTGGGTCCCTTTTGACGGCGACGATATTCAGCTGGAGTTTGTGAGAATCGACCCGTTTGTCCGAACCTTTCTCCAGAGAAAAG GAGGTAAATACAGCGTCCAGTTCAAGCTGCCCGACGTCTACGGGGTCTTTCAGTTCAAGGTGGACTACAACCGGCTGGGATACACCCACCTCTACTCCTCCACCCAG GTGTCGGTGCGGCCCCTGGAGCACACTCAGTACGAGCGCTTCATCCCCTCAGCCTTTCCGTACTACGCCAGCGCCTTCTCCATGATGGCCGGACTCTTTGTCTTCAGCGTGGTTTTCCTGCACATGAAGGAGAAGGAGAAGACGGACTAG